Proteins encoded in a region of the Takifugu flavidus isolate HTHZ2018 chromosome 10, ASM371156v2, whole genome shotgun sequence genome:
- the pnisr gene encoding arginine/serine-rich protein PNISR isoform X1, with product MWDQGGQPWPQWPLSQQQWMQSFQHQQDPGQVDWAALAQAWIAQKESTGAEQQPPVQPPVQPPVQPPIQPPIQPPIQPNGQDIPGLEPAGQTNHSTFQGEPSFGRVWQPEWGIHGQPPPPPPPDQAWVPPGSAPMDVVTPSEDSNTQDSTEFNSESRHGVYPQNSHGYGAQPDSYAMAPMAMNQFDYQHGAASSFPPAPAGFPAPYWQGPPQNRRDVRPPGFRDRPRSPVQLPVKQEALTPLDAVKRRTLPAWIREGLEKMDREKQRKLERERMEKERESMVKDDHVKNRGGEEGDGPYVPHKSKFDSDDEDNNDIEAEEKPTIKKELSGRSPSPPLEDSEPEMTEEEKEFHLMVMTKTLLTEILLEVTNEEILHVAKEAHRKATRAPAKQLAQSSALASLTGLRGLGDYGSDESEDEDERSVRGSESSDTDEEELHHRIREKQDAFRRKEREMFLLQEKQAQDALLAREEMVKERSSREKGEHDQGQQENSHKQEAKVREAEPLVERRRSRNEKDDGEGKLPGRAKERSGRGSSDSPANGHSSSSRSSSSHSSHRSSSSSSSSSASSRSSSRSSSPRRKRRRSRSSSYKSRRRSRSRSSHRHRGEKVRDRRRSSNDRSGRHKKERSDSRERRSRRSRSRSRGRDRGRARARDSRSRERKRSREGRDSSRGGKHKQKASSKDRRRERSHSHEKDKKKKERERDADKKKDKTKTKEKEKGSCVGSEENGRMRRRKESDSWMESEKYSRQDSKSSRKGSAKASKRRSDSESSRSSSPEVSKEKKSKKSKRSRSRSTDKSHKSGKKASRKHKSKSRSRSTSPSHRSRR from the exons ATGTGGGACCAGGGAGGACAGCCTTGGCCACAATGGCCGCTGAGCCAGCAGCAGTGGATGCAATCTTTCCAGCACCAGCAAGATCCAG GCCAAGTGGATTGGGCTGCCCTGGCACAGGCATGGATAGCTCAAAAGGAGTCCACAGGAGCAGAACAGCAGCCCCCTGTTCAGCCCCCCGTTCAGCCTCCTGTTCAACCCCCTATTCAGCCCCCTATTCAACCCCCTATTCAGCCCAATGGCCAGGATATCCCAGGACTTGAGCCCGCCGGACAGACCAACCACAGCACCTTCCAGGGTGAACCATCATTTGGCAGAGTGTGGCAGCCGG AATGGGGAATACATGGTCAGCCGCCACCTCCCCCACCGCCTGACCAGGCTTGGGTTCCTCCAGGGTCTGCACCGATGGATGTGGTGACCCCCAGCGAGGACAGCAACACCCAGGACAGCACGGAGTTCAACTCTGAATCCCGCCACGGGGTTTACCCTCAGAACAGCCATGGGTATGGGGCACAGCCCGACAGCTACGCCATGGCCCCAATGGCCATGAACCAGTTTGATTATCAG CATGGAGCCGCCTCTTCATttccaccagcacctgcaggaTTCCCAGCCCCGTACTGGCAGGGCCCCCCTCAGAATAGACGAGATGTCAGACCGCCGGGATTTAGAGACCGACCCCGATCTCCAGTTCAGCTCCCTGTTAAGCAAGAGGCTCTGACACCGCTgg ATGCTGTTAAGAGACGCACTCTTCCTGCATGGATCAGGGAGGGGCTTGAAAAGATGGATagggaaaaacagaggaagctggagcgtGAGCGAATGGAGAAGGAGCGTGAAAGTATGGTAAAAGATGACCACGTAAAAAATCGGGGTGGTGAGGAAGGTGACGGGCCATATGTACCCCATAAAAGTAAATTT GACAGCGACGATGAGGACAATAATGACATAGAGGCTGAAGAAAAGCCCACCATCAAGAAGGAATTATCTGGCCGGAGCCCGTCGCCTCCCCTCGAGGACAGCGAACCAGAAATgactgaagaggaaaaagagttCCACCTG ATGGTCATGACAAAAACACTTCTGACGGAGATCCTGCTTGAGGTCACCAATGAGGAGATCCTACATGTGGCCAAAGAAGCTCACCGTAAAGCCACACGAG CTCCTGCAAAACAGCTGGCACAGTCAAGTGCACTGGCTTCTCTGACTGGTCTCA GGGGGCTTGGGGACTACGGTTCAGACGAGAGCGAAGATGAGGACGAGCGCAGCGTGCGAGGTTCTGAGTCCTCTGACACCgacgaggaggagctgcacCATCGTATCCGAGAGAAGCAGGATGCCTTTCGCCGCAAAGAACGAGAGATGTTCCTGTTGCAAGAGAAACAGGCACAAGATGCTTTGCTGGCACGTG aaGAGATGGTAAAGGAAAGGTCAAGTAGAGAAAAGGGGGAACATGATCAGGGTCAGCAAGAGAATTCACATAAACAGGAAGCAAAAGTCAGGGAGGCGGAGCCCTTGGTAGAGAGGCGTAGGTCCCGTAATGAGAAAGATGATGGCGAGGGGAAGCTCCCTGGCAGAGCAAAGGAGCGTTCAGGACGAGGCAGCAGCGACTCGCCGGCAAAtggtcacagcagcagctcccggTCTTCCTCCAGCCACAGCAGCCATCgttcgtcctcgtcctcgtcttcctcctcagcctcatccCGCAGCTCTTCTAGGTCATCCAGCCCCAGGCGGAAGAGGAGGCGTAGCCGCTCTTCTTCTTACAAATCTAGGCGTCGGAGCCGCAGCCGCAGCTCCCATAGGCATCGCGGTGAGAAGgtcagggacaggaggaggagcagcaacgACAGATCAGGACGCCACAAGAAAGAGCGCAGCGATTCCAGGGAGCGCAGAAGCCGCAGGAgtagatccagatccagaggGAGAGATAGGGGGAGAGCCAGGGCCAGAGATAGCcgcagcagagagaggaagaggagccgggAGGGCAGAGACAGCAGCCGAGGCggtaaacacaaacaaaaagccTCCAGcaaagacaggaggagggagaggagtcACAGCCAtgagaaagacaagaaaaagaaggagagggaaagggatgctgataaaaagaaagataaaacaaaaaccaaagagaaggaaaaaggaagctGTGTGGGTTCAGAAGAGAACGGTAGaatgaggagaaggaaagagagcgaCTCGTGGATGGAGAGCGAGAAATATTCCCGACAGGACAGCAAGTCGAGCAGAAAGGGCTCCGCCAAAGCTAGCAAGAGACGCTCGGACTCTGAATCCAGTAGGTCTTCCTCCCCCGAGGTTAGCAAGGAAAAGAAATCTAAAAAATCCAAACGTAGCCGATCAAGGTCGACGGATAAATCTCACAAGTCTGGTAAGAAGGCAAGCCGCAAACACAAGTCTAAGTCAAGATCAAG GTCAACTTCCCCCTCCCACCGTAGCAGACGCTGA
- the usp45 gene encoding ubiquitin carboxyl-terminal hydrolase 45 isoform X1: MLGSDGAHRGIVILELQMRLKDPFSLKVAEMTKRTNKPRKPRDEESSDEVGGLTCQHVGKAVDLTSVKKSVLSSVWLVCSDCLKERTMIDTDISTSHDIVVCLKCGFQGCNQSGIQHAVKHHQAFHPESHCITISLSTWKAWCFECNEELSTHCNKKALAQSLDFLQKHSVKAASGASPKIIKLQEDPSDYSDPPKGKVTAVNSTLVPVKGINNLGNTCFFNAVMQNLSQTHMLIDLIQEVKEKGYKIRICPPVETNLSPLTVTLPSPEPLTAAMFLFLLNMKEPGKDPLNPKLLFNQLCQKAPRFKGYQQQDSQELLHYLMDSIRVEETKRVKVGILKAFNNPTEKTADEDIKRQVKAYGKEGVRMNFIERIFVGELTNTIMCEECGHISTVKEAFIDISLPIIEERISKPSNPSRLGKGSREQDTHASHGEVFSAAHSSNRNNKKLSGQKQQVVRSLSSAEERGAACSADRPEEEGTASGSARGVSAGTLTPAGNLSDGSERDSGAQDSSNDADSEASESECAPQTSSLSHGHASTTSSTSTLTPSPTPASTSSPVSASCVRRGGSVEQLVSAVSKVNLSFSAGDGSTHYSLEEQGEAQTRENLHHQHHQGAFQALSHSYIPSSKECSIQSCLHQFTSVELLMGNNKLLCENCTERRQKHLHKSASADKKGEKMYTSARKQMLISSLPPVIILHLKRFHQAGMNFRKVNRHVDFPLILDMAPFCSALCKNLAAGERVLYSLYGIVEHSGSMRVGHYTAYVKVRPPQRKTEQHHKNLSGAKDGGSVSQGQWVYISDTTVQMVPESRVLNSQAYLLFYEELL; this comes from the exons ATGCTTGGCTCTGACGGAGCCCACAGAGGGATAGTAATACTAG AGCTCCAGATGCGTCTAAAGGATCCCTTCTCTTTAAAAGTCGCCGAAATGACTAAGCGGACTAACAAACCCAGGAAACCTCGAGATGAGGAGTCATCGGATGAAGTCGGTG GCTTGACTTGTCAGCATGTCGGTAAAGCCGTGGATCTGACGTCAGTGAAGAAATCAGTGCTGTCCAGTGTGTGGCTGGTTTGCTCTGACTGCCTAAAGGAGAGGACCATGATTGATACAGATATAAGCACATCTCATGACATTGTGGTGTGCTTGAAGTGTGGTTTCCAG GGCTGTAACCAGTCAGGGATCCAGCATGCAGTGAAACACCACCAAGCTTTCCACCCAGAGTCTCACTGCATTACTATCAGCTTAAGCACATGGAAGGCGTG GTGTTTTGAATGCAACGAGGAACTTTCCACTCACTGTAATAAGAAGGCTTTGGCTCAGTCTCTGGACTTTTTACAAAAGCATTCTGTGAAGGCAGCATCAG GAGCATCTCCTAAGATCATCAAGTTGCAAGAAGACCCATCAGATTATAGTGACCCACCCAAAGGCAAAGTTACTGCTGTCAACAGCACCTTAGTTCCTGTCAAAGGCATAAACAACCTTGGAAACACTTGCTTCTTCAATGCTGTCATGCAG AACCTGTCTCAGACGCACATGCTCATTGACCTTATCCAGGAAGTCAAGGAGAAAGGGTACAAAATAAGGATCTGCCCCCCTGTCGAGACCAACCTG agCCCACTAACGGTAACACTACCCAGTCCGGAGCCCCTGACTGCAGCCatgtttctcttcctgctgaaCATGAAAGAACCAGGGAAAGATCCACTCAATCCCAAACTCCTCTTCAACCAGCTCTGTCAGAA gGCTCCACGCTTCAAGGGCTACCAACAACAAGACAGCCAGGAGCTTCTGCACTACCTGATGGACTCGATACGAGTGGAGGAAACAAAA AGGGTGAAAGTGGGAATTCTGAAGGCTTTTAATAATCCTACTGAGAAGACAGCAGATGAGGACATCAAACGCCAAGTGAAAG CATATGGGAAGGAAGGTGTACGTATGAATTTCATCGAGCGCATCTTTGTTGGCGAGCTGACCAACACTATTATGTGTGAGGAGTGTGGGCAT ATTTCCACTGTAAAAGAGGCTTTCATTGACATCTCTTTACCCATCATAGAGGAAAGG ATATCAAAACCATCCAACCCCAGTAGACTGGGGAAGGGCAGTCGggagcaggacacacacgcGAGTCACGGAGAGGTGTTTTCTGCAGCACATTCTTCCAACAGGAACAACAAGAAGCTGAGTGGACAG AAGCAGCAGGTCGTGAGGTCTTTGAGCTCTGCTGAAGAGAGGGGAGCAGCCTGCAGCGCAGACAggccagaggaagaggggacagCCAGTGGATCGGCCCGAGGTGTGTCAGCTGGCACGTTGACGCCTGCAGGCAACCTCTCAGATGGCAGTGAGAGAGATTCAGGTGCTCAGGACAGTAGCAACGATGCTGACAGTGAGGCTTCGGAAAGCGAGTGTGCCCCCCAGACTTCGTCCCTCAGCCACGGGCATGCGTCCACAACATCGTCCACTTCCACCCTGACTCCGTCTCCTACACCAGCATCCACTTCCTCCCCTGTCTCAGCGTCCTGTGTGAGGCGAGGTGGCAGTGTAGAGCAGCTGGTATCGGccgtgtcaaaggtcaacctCAGCTTCTCTGCTGGAGATGGCTCTACACACTATTCACTAGAGGAGCAGGGAGAAGCACAGACCAGGGAGAACCTGCACCATCAACACCACCAGGGGGCCTTCCAGGCACTGTCCCACAGCTACATACCCAGCTCCAAGGAGTGCTCGATCCAGTCCTGTCTGCACCAGTTTACctctgtggagctgctgatgggcAACAACAAGCTGCTGTGTGAGAACTGTACTGAGCGCAGACAGAAACACCTGCACAAGAGCGCCTCAGCTG ACAAAAAGGGTGAAAAAATGTACACCAGTGCCAGGAAGCAGATGCTGATATCCTCACTGCCCCCAGTCATCATTTTACATCTGAAACGCTTCCATCAG GCGGGGATGAACTTCCGCAAAGTGAATCGCCATGTTGACTTTCCCCTGATCCTGGATATGGCCCCATTCTGTTCAGCATTGTGCAAG AACCTGGCAGCCGGCGAGCGTGTCCTCTACAGCCTGTATGGGATTGTGGAACACAGCGGCTCCATGCGAGTGGGGCACTACACTGCATACGTCAAAGTCCGCCCTCCTCAGAGGAAAACGGAACAGCACCACAAGAACCTGTCAG gtgcGAAGGATGGTGGCAGCGTCTCCCAGGGTCAGTGGGTTTACATCAGTGATACGACCGTTCAGATGGTACCGGAGTCACGGGTACTCAACTCTCAGGCGTACCTGCTTTTTTATGAGGAATTACTGTAA
- the pnisr gene encoding arginine/serine-rich protein PNISR isoform X2: MWDQGGQPWPQWPLSQQQWMQSFQHQQDPGQVDWAALAQAWIAQKESTGAEQQPPVQPPVQPPVQPPIQPPIQPPIQPNGQDIPGLEPAGQTNHSTFQEWGIHGQPPPPPPPDQAWVPPGSAPMDVVTPSEDSNTQDSTEFNSESRHGVYPQNSHGYGAQPDSYAMAPMAMNQFDYQHGAASSFPPAPAGFPAPYWQGPPQNRRDVRPPGFRDRPRSPVQLPVKQEALTPLDAVKRRTLPAWIREGLEKMDREKQRKLERERMEKERESMVKDDHVKNRGGEEGDGPYVPHKSKFDSDDEDNNDIEAEEKPTIKKELSGRSPSPPLEDSEPEMTEEEKEFHLMVMTKTLLTEILLEVTNEEILHVAKEAHRKATRAPAKQLAQSSALASLTGLRGLGDYGSDESEDEDERSVRGSESSDTDEEELHHRIREKQDAFRRKEREMFLLQEKQAQDALLAREEMVKERSSREKGEHDQGQQENSHKQEAKVREAEPLVERRRSRNEKDDGEGKLPGRAKERSGRGSSDSPANGHSSSSRSSSSHSSHRSSSSSSSSSASSRSSSRSSSPRRKRRRSRSSSYKSRRRSRSRSSHRHRGEKVRDRRRSSNDRSGRHKKERSDSRERRSRRSRSRSRGRDRGRARARDSRSRERKRSREGRDSSRGGKHKQKASSKDRRRERSHSHEKDKKKKERERDADKKKDKTKTKEKEKGSCVGSEENGRMRRRKESDSWMESEKYSRQDSKSSRKGSAKASKRRSDSESSRSSSPEVSKEKKSKKSKRSRSRSTDKSHKSGKKASRKHKSKSRSRSTSPSHRSRR, from the exons ATGTGGGACCAGGGAGGACAGCCTTGGCCACAATGGCCGCTGAGCCAGCAGCAGTGGATGCAATCTTTCCAGCACCAGCAAGATCCAG GCCAAGTGGATTGGGCTGCCCTGGCACAGGCATGGATAGCTCAAAAGGAGTCCACAGGAGCAGAACAGCAGCCCCCTGTTCAGCCCCCCGTTCAGCCTCCTGTTCAACCCCCTATTCAGCCCCCTATTCAACCCCCTATTCAGCCCAATGGCCAGGATATCCCAGGACTTGAGCCCGCCGGACAGACCAACCACAGCACCTTCCAGG AATGGGGAATACATGGTCAGCCGCCACCTCCCCCACCGCCTGACCAGGCTTGGGTTCCTCCAGGGTCTGCACCGATGGATGTGGTGACCCCCAGCGAGGACAGCAACACCCAGGACAGCACGGAGTTCAACTCTGAATCCCGCCACGGGGTTTACCCTCAGAACAGCCATGGGTATGGGGCACAGCCCGACAGCTACGCCATGGCCCCAATGGCCATGAACCAGTTTGATTATCAG CATGGAGCCGCCTCTTCATttccaccagcacctgcaggaTTCCCAGCCCCGTACTGGCAGGGCCCCCCTCAGAATAGACGAGATGTCAGACCGCCGGGATTTAGAGACCGACCCCGATCTCCAGTTCAGCTCCCTGTTAAGCAAGAGGCTCTGACACCGCTgg ATGCTGTTAAGAGACGCACTCTTCCTGCATGGATCAGGGAGGGGCTTGAAAAGATGGATagggaaaaacagaggaagctggagcgtGAGCGAATGGAGAAGGAGCGTGAAAGTATGGTAAAAGATGACCACGTAAAAAATCGGGGTGGTGAGGAAGGTGACGGGCCATATGTACCCCATAAAAGTAAATTT GACAGCGACGATGAGGACAATAATGACATAGAGGCTGAAGAAAAGCCCACCATCAAGAAGGAATTATCTGGCCGGAGCCCGTCGCCTCCCCTCGAGGACAGCGAACCAGAAATgactgaagaggaaaaagagttCCACCTG ATGGTCATGACAAAAACACTTCTGACGGAGATCCTGCTTGAGGTCACCAATGAGGAGATCCTACATGTGGCCAAAGAAGCTCACCGTAAAGCCACACGAG CTCCTGCAAAACAGCTGGCACAGTCAAGTGCACTGGCTTCTCTGACTGGTCTCA GGGGGCTTGGGGACTACGGTTCAGACGAGAGCGAAGATGAGGACGAGCGCAGCGTGCGAGGTTCTGAGTCCTCTGACACCgacgaggaggagctgcacCATCGTATCCGAGAGAAGCAGGATGCCTTTCGCCGCAAAGAACGAGAGATGTTCCTGTTGCAAGAGAAACAGGCACAAGATGCTTTGCTGGCACGTG aaGAGATGGTAAAGGAAAGGTCAAGTAGAGAAAAGGGGGAACATGATCAGGGTCAGCAAGAGAATTCACATAAACAGGAAGCAAAAGTCAGGGAGGCGGAGCCCTTGGTAGAGAGGCGTAGGTCCCGTAATGAGAAAGATGATGGCGAGGGGAAGCTCCCTGGCAGAGCAAAGGAGCGTTCAGGACGAGGCAGCAGCGACTCGCCGGCAAAtggtcacagcagcagctcccggTCTTCCTCCAGCCACAGCAGCCATCgttcgtcctcgtcctcgtcttcctcctcagcctcatccCGCAGCTCTTCTAGGTCATCCAGCCCCAGGCGGAAGAGGAGGCGTAGCCGCTCTTCTTCTTACAAATCTAGGCGTCGGAGCCGCAGCCGCAGCTCCCATAGGCATCGCGGTGAGAAGgtcagggacaggaggaggagcagcaacgACAGATCAGGACGCCACAAGAAAGAGCGCAGCGATTCCAGGGAGCGCAGAAGCCGCAGGAgtagatccagatccagaggGAGAGATAGGGGGAGAGCCAGGGCCAGAGATAGCcgcagcagagagaggaagaggagccgggAGGGCAGAGACAGCAGCCGAGGCggtaaacacaaacaaaaagccTCCAGcaaagacaggaggagggagaggagtcACAGCCAtgagaaagacaagaaaaagaaggagagggaaagggatgctgataaaaagaaagataaaacaaaaaccaaagagaaggaaaaaggaagctGTGTGGGTTCAGAAGAGAACGGTAGaatgaggagaaggaaagagagcgaCTCGTGGATGGAGAGCGAGAAATATTCCCGACAGGACAGCAAGTCGAGCAGAAAGGGCTCCGCCAAAGCTAGCAAGAGACGCTCGGACTCTGAATCCAGTAGGTCTTCCTCCCCCGAGGTTAGCAAGGAAAAGAAATCTAAAAAATCCAAACGTAGCCGATCAAGGTCGACGGATAAATCTCACAAGTCTGGTAAGAAGGCAAGCCGCAAACACAAGTCTAAGTCAAGATCAAG GTCAACTTCCCCCTCCCACCGTAGCAGACGCTGA
- the usp45 gene encoding ubiquitin carboxyl-terminal hydrolase 45 isoform X2, with the protein MRLKDPFSLKVAEMTKRTNKPRKPRDEESSDEVGGLTCQHVGKAVDLTSVKKSVLSSVWLVCSDCLKERTMIDTDISTSHDIVVCLKCGFQGCNQSGIQHAVKHHQAFHPESHCITISLSTWKAWCFECNEELSTHCNKKALAQSLDFLQKHSVKAASGASPKIIKLQEDPSDYSDPPKGKVTAVNSTLVPVKGINNLGNTCFFNAVMQNLSQTHMLIDLIQEVKEKGYKIRICPPVETNLSPLTVTLPSPEPLTAAMFLFLLNMKEPGKDPLNPKLLFNQLCQKAPRFKGYQQQDSQELLHYLMDSIRVEETKRVKVGILKAFNNPTEKTADEDIKRQVKAYGKEGVRMNFIERIFVGELTNTIMCEECGHISTVKEAFIDISLPIIEERISKPSNPSRLGKGSREQDTHASHGEVFSAAHSSNRNNKKLSGQKQQVVRSLSSAEERGAACSADRPEEEGTASGSARGVSAGTLTPAGNLSDGSERDSGAQDSSNDADSEASESECAPQTSSLSHGHASTTSSTSTLTPSPTPASTSSPVSASCVRRGGSVEQLVSAVSKVNLSFSAGDGSTHYSLEEQGEAQTRENLHHQHHQGAFQALSHSYIPSSKECSIQSCLHQFTSVELLMGNNKLLCENCTERRQKHLHKSASADKKGEKMYTSARKQMLISSLPPVIILHLKRFHQAGMNFRKVNRHVDFPLILDMAPFCSALCKNLAAGERVLYSLYGIVEHSGSMRVGHYTAYVKVRPPQRKTEQHHKNLSGAKDGGSVSQGQWVYISDTTVQMVPESRVLNSQAYLLFYEELL; encoded by the exons ATGCGTCTAAAGGATCCCTTCTCTTTAAAAGTCGCCGAAATGACTAAGCGGACTAACAAACCCAGGAAACCTCGAGATGAGGAGTCATCGGATGAAGTCGGTG GCTTGACTTGTCAGCATGTCGGTAAAGCCGTGGATCTGACGTCAGTGAAGAAATCAGTGCTGTCCAGTGTGTGGCTGGTTTGCTCTGACTGCCTAAAGGAGAGGACCATGATTGATACAGATATAAGCACATCTCATGACATTGTGGTGTGCTTGAAGTGTGGTTTCCAG GGCTGTAACCAGTCAGGGATCCAGCATGCAGTGAAACACCACCAAGCTTTCCACCCAGAGTCTCACTGCATTACTATCAGCTTAAGCACATGGAAGGCGTG GTGTTTTGAATGCAACGAGGAACTTTCCACTCACTGTAATAAGAAGGCTTTGGCTCAGTCTCTGGACTTTTTACAAAAGCATTCTGTGAAGGCAGCATCAG GAGCATCTCCTAAGATCATCAAGTTGCAAGAAGACCCATCAGATTATAGTGACCCACCCAAAGGCAAAGTTACTGCTGTCAACAGCACCTTAGTTCCTGTCAAAGGCATAAACAACCTTGGAAACACTTGCTTCTTCAATGCTGTCATGCAG AACCTGTCTCAGACGCACATGCTCATTGACCTTATCCAGGAAGTCAAGGAGAAAGGGTACAAAATAAGGATCTGCCCCCCTGTCGAGACCAACCTG agCCCACTAACGGTAACACTACCCAGTCCGGAGCCCCTGACTGCAGCCatgtttctcttcctgctgaaCATGAAAGAACCAGGGAAAGATCCACTCAATCCCAAACTCCTCTTCAACCAGCTCTGTCAGAA gGCTCCACGCTTCAAGGGCTACCAACAACAAGACAGCCAGGAGCTTCTGCACTACCTGATGGACTCGATACGAGTGGAGGAAACAAAA AGGGTGAAAGTGGGAATTCTGAAGGCTTTTAATAATCCTACTGAGAAGACAGCAGATGAGGACATCAAACGCCAAGTGAAAG CATATGGGAAGGAAGGTGTACGTATGAATTTCATCGAGCGCATCTTTGTTGGCGAGCTGACCAACACTATTATGTGTGAGGAGTGTGGGCAT ATTTCCACTGTAAAAGAGGCTTTCATTGACATCTCTTTACCCATCATAGAGGAAAGG ATATCAAAACCATCCAACCCCAGTAGACTGGGGAAGGGCAGTCGggagcaggacacacacgcGAGTCACGGAGAGGTGTTTTCTGCAGCACATTCTTCCAACAGGAACAACAAGAAGCTGAGTGGACAG AAGCAGCAGGTCGTGAGGTCTTTGAGCTCTGCTGAAGAGAGGGGAGCAGCCTGCAGCGCAGACAggccagaggaagaggggacagCCAGTGGATCGGCCCGAGGTGTGTCAGCTGGCACGTTGACGCCTGCAGGCAACCTCTCAGATGGCAGTGAGAGAGATTCAGGTGCTCAGGACAGTAGCAACGATGCTGACAGTGAGGCTTCGGAAAGCGAGTGTGCCCCCCAGACTTCGTCCCTCAGCCACGGGCATGCGTCCACAACATCGTCCACTTCCACCCTGACTCCGTCTCCTACACCAGCATCCACTTCCTCCCCTGTCTCAGCGTCCTGTGTGAGGCGAGGTGGCAGTGTAGAGCAGCTGGTATCGGccgtgtcaaaggtcaacctCAGCTTCTCTGCTGGAGATGGCTCTACACACTATTCACTAGAGGAGCAGGGAGAAGCACAGACCAGGGAGAACCTGCACCATCAACACCACCAGGGGGCCTTCCAGGCACTGTCCCACAGCTACATACCCAGCTCCAAGGAGTGCTCGATCCAGTCCTGTCTGCACCAGTTTACctctgtggagctgctgatgggcAACAACAAGCTGCTGTGTGAGAACTGTACTGAGCGCAGACAGAAACACCTGCACAAGAGCGCCTCAGCTG ACAAAAAGGGTGAAAAAATGTACACCAGTGCCAGGAAGCAGATGCTGATATCCTCACTGCCCCCAGTCATCATTTTACATCTGAAACGCTTCCATCAG GCGGGGATGAACTTCCGCAAAGTGAATCGCCATGTTGACTTTCCCCTGATCCTGGATATGGCCCCATTCTGTTCAGCATTGTGCAAG AACCTGGCAGCCGGCGAGCGTGTCCTCTACAGCCTGTATGGGATTGTGGAACACAGCGGCTCCATGCGAGTGGGGCACTACACTGCATACGTCAAAGTCCGCCCTCCTCAGAGGAAAACGGAACAGCACCACAAGAACCTGTCAG gtgcGAAGGATGGTGGCAGCGTCTCCCAGGGTCAGTGGGTTTACATCAGTGATACGACCGTTCAGATGGTACCGGAGTCACGGGTACTCAACTCTCAGGCGTACCTGCTTTTTTATGAGGAATTACTGTAA
- the coq3 gene encoding ubiquinone biosynthesis O-methyltransferase, mitochondrial: MFSCKFGRLISGLCIPKAAPMCGMSPTGFSWSAVCQRRTLRLQRTQKNPEPCHLSLRQSSHATVDPDEVRRFQLLSSKWWDEQGEFAALHAMNDLRVPLIRDNLLNMHPKNHPGRPLSGLKILDVGCGGGLLTEPLGRLGASVLGIDPVEDSISTAQVHASYDPELRGRLRYQACTLEELSAEAEEAGRFDAVVASEVVEHLADLETFAFCCNHMLKPGGSLFITTINKTNLSYALGIVVAEQLLRIVPNGTHDWEKFISPVELERLLESNGFSVQTVQGMLYNPLSGAWSWTNSTAINYALRAVKVRDDVQPEPTDGTEEEESHRTGTHS, translated from the exons ATGTTTTCGTGTAAATTCGGCAGACTGATTTCGGGATTATGCATCCCTAAAGCGGCACCAATGTGCGGAATGAGCCCCACCGGGTTCAGTTGGTCGGCGGTGTGTCAACGGAGGACGCTGAGGCTGCAGAGGACCCAAAAGAATCCCGAACCCTGTCACCTCAG TCTGCGCCAGTCCTCTCATGCCACAGTGGACCCAGATGAAGTGAGGAGGTTCCAGTTACTGTCCAGCAAGTGGTGGGATGAACAGGGAGAATTTGCAGCTCTTCATGCAATGAATGACCTGCGGGTGCCTTTGATAAG GGATAATCTGCTGAACATGCACCCCAAAAACCACCCTGGAAGACCGCTGTCAGGGTTGAAAATTCTGGATGTCGGCTGTGGAGGAGGCCTGCTTACAGAG CCCCTGGGTCGCCTAGGAGCCAGTGTGTTGGGCATCGATCCTGTAGAAGACAGCATCAGCACAGCCCAGGTTCACGCATCGTATGACCCagagctccgtggtcgccttcGCTATCAGGCCTGCACGCTAGAAGAGCTCTCGGcagaggcggaggaggcgggCCGTTTCGATGCCGTGGTAGCGTCTGAGGTGGTAGAACATCTGGCAGACCTGGAGACCTTCGCCTTCTGCTGTAACCACATGCTAAAG CCGGGCGGTTCGCTCTTCATCACCACTATTAATAAAACCAACCTGTCCTACGCGCTGGGCATTGTCGTAGCCGAGCAGCTGCTGCGCATTGTTCCCAACGGGACACACGACTGGGAGAAATTCATCAGCCCGGTGGAGCTAGAGCGCCTCCTGGAGTCCA aTGGTTTCTCGGTGCAGACTGTTCAGGGAATGTTGTACAACCCGTTGtctggagcctggagctggaCCAACAGCACCGCCATCAACTACGCCCTCCGTGCTGTCAAAGTGAGAGATGATGTCCAGCCCGAGCCGACTGAtggcacagaggaggaggagagccacAGAACAGGCACTCACAGCTGA